The genome window ATTATTGACTTTATCATATGGGTCTCGATCCCCACTTGCAAATCCATAAAAAAATCCAAGTCTTGGCTTCCATGAAAAATTGAAAGTATATCCAGAATCGAAGGTAAACGCATAAGCTAAATGAGCTTGGCCTTTCTCTATATCATTGATACCAAATTGATAGATCGCAGATATATCATAGTCAAAGCCAGTTTTTCCAATTAATCCATATCCCCTAATGCCTGTTGTATGGATTTCTCTACCAACTCGCTTCGTTTCTTCAAAATTAAATTTAGTTAGTGAATATTTTTTTTCATTGAGCCTAGATTGCACAAGTCCAATATAAAAAGGTTGAATGGTTATTATATCGCTCCAAGCCTGAATGCTTCCAAGCAGTCCATATAGATATAAATTCCTGACTGGTTTGTCAACTTTATCAATAATAATTTCAAGAGGTGATAGAGCTAAAACATCGAGATTCCAGTCATTTTCTTCTTTACCAAGACTCATTCTTAATCCTTGGAAAGTGTTCGTTGTATTCCTCCAAGCGTTCCTTGCCAATAGACGTCTATCCAAAAATTCAAACGCCATTCGACCTGCACGGATTGATAGTGGTCGATTCTTGCCTAGAGCATCAGGATAATATAACTCAAAAAAACTTTGAATAGGTTCAATCTGATTGAAGTCACGTGTATCTCGTTCAAATTTTCCTTGAATTCTCTGGGCATCTTCGATCTCTAAAGCAAAACGAAAAGGATCAAATTTTTCTTTTACACCGACATAACCTCTCGTCCGTAATAATAATGGTCGGTCTATCAATTCTTTGTTTCTTCGAAAATCATTCTCTCGATATTCATATCGGGTTCTGTAATCCAACCCCATCTCCAACCAATCAACATCTTCTAAACCAGGAATTCCAGTTTGGCTTCCAAGCTTAACATATTCATCAGGTTGCGGAACTCTCTTCGTTCCATAACTACGTGGATTAACATAATAATTTTTTGACTTATTATCTTCTCCTGCATTGATTTCTGACTTAGTATTCTCGGGTTTGATTTGTTCAGTCGATTCTGCAAATAAAGGAAACAATATATTTACAAATAAAAGTACAACAATGAAAACTTTTTCATTTTGCAGGAATCGGACTTTGGTAACTGAAAACTGCACTAAACTTCTCCATGTGTTCTAATTGAATTGGAAAGTAGCCCGATCTAAATTCGAACAAAATACTGTCTTAATGGATAATAATTCCAATATAGCAGATAATACAAGTATAAAATCTGCTATAACTGAATAATATTCGTTATTTTGATCAATATCGATTGAAATTTCTTATTCTAGGCTTGGAAAGTTCTTAGATTCGAATCCAAGCTTTCTGTGATTCCATTGATATCTTTTGATAGATTTTGCATTTTCTTAAAAGATTCATCGATCTTGGAATTGATTTCTGTAATATCAGAAAGTGAGGAATTGATTTCTTCTGACATTTTCCATTGATCCACAATATTTGAAGAAATAATATTGGCGTTTGAACTCAATTCCTCAACTGTAATTTTTAAATCTTGGACATTGATTGAACTCTTAGTACTACCTTTTGCAATTTTCTGAATATCCTCAGAGATATTTTTTAGATCATTCATGGAACTCAACATTGTTTCTTGTATTTGCTTCATTGCATCCAAACTTTCCTTTGATGCTCGCTGAGAATCTTTTACTACTTGTTTTATGCTATCAATGTTCTCCCGTGTTTTATCCGCCAAACGAGAAACTTCGCCAGCAACGACAGCGAAACCTCGGCCATATTCACCAGCGCGGGCAGCTTCAATAGAAGCATTGAGTGAGAGAAGATTTATCTGATCGGATATCTCTTCAACTATTGAGACAGTCATCCGAATATTCTCATTACTTTTAGCAAGTTCAGTTACCTTTGCAAGTGCATGGTTTACAATATTCTGTCCTTCCAGTGAAAAGTCATATGATGCTGAAGTTGAATCAACTAATCGATCAGCCTCTTTAGATAAATCATCCATATTTGATGTTATCGAATTCAAAGAAGTGTTCAGATAAGAAGTTTTCTCAGACTGAATATTCACTCTATCAAGAATCGAACTAGATAGTCTATTGATAGAATTTATTGATTCTTCAATATTGATTAAGCTATCTTTTTCTATCTGTATCTCTTTGACGAACAATTCATTATCATGTCCGAGCGTTAAAGAATGTTCTTTTAATTTAGAGGATTCAATATGAACTAATTTGAAAAAATTTCCTAATTTTTCTATGAATTTATTTAAATTTTGATTCGTTAGATTTAGATTCGTTGTGGAAATATTGGGAACTTTTACTCCGAGATTCCCTTGGCCAATTTCATGGATTGATTGATTGATATTCTCAATATCCTTATTTAGAGAATTGCTACCAACGTAAGATGTGTAAGCAATTATCAGAGCCATCATAGCTAGGATTAAGGGCAACTGAATCGCGAGATTAGGAAGTTGAATTAATTTCTGGTAAAAAGCGACTAAATAATATCCTAATGTCATAATTGGAAGTAGGCTTACTGCAATCTGAGTATAGAGATTTCTCTTAGCATGTGAGAATAATTTAATATCAGATATATTAAATATAGTATTAGCAAGTTCTTTCCTATTCAGAACAGGTATTAATTGAATTTCAGTCTGATAGTAAAAAGATAGGTAGAGAATTGGAGAAAGCATAAAACATCCATAAATTAACGGAAGGAATTCCTTGAAGCTCAAATCGAATGCAGGTATTGCAATTGTTACAAAAACTAAAATCGCAAAATTCCATCGAAGCAGAATTAATCTTCCTTCCCATGATGGATGGTTTAGTAGCTGTTTCTTTATTGATTTGTAATCGTAAGAATCTTTTTCATTCAGAAATTTAAGAATAGGATTCAATTTTCTATGCCTAATATAGGTTCCTATAGCAAGTGGAATTGCAGATGCTAGAGTTCCCCATGCTCCGATAGTAAATAATCGCATTCCTTCCAGTTCACTTGCGACAATAGCAAAATTAATAAAATAAGGAAAACTAAGTAAATAAAGAGGTAACTCATTCATTATGAGCAACTGATTGAGAATCTTTTTTGAGTGCAATTTGTCCGAAGCCATAAGCTACCTCCCAGGTAGACTAAGGCATTCAATAATTAATTTCTATCATTTTTTATAGTCGCAACTAATAAAATTCAATAACGATAACTCAGTGTTAATTCGATCTGATCGATTATCTGAATCTTTATAATCCATCAAGTCCAGAAGTTATCTAGATCATCACCACTCAATCGGCAAATTCGCCAATCAGGTAAGATCTTAGCGCCCATCGATTTATAGAATCTTATTGCAGGTTCATTCCAGTCCAATACAGACCATTCAAATCGCCCAGCACCTATTTCTTTCCCACGCTGAGCCACAGCAGATAGAAGAGATTTTCCAATTCCTTTTTTTCTATGATGGGGGAGGACATATAGATCCTCAAGATAGATCCCAGGTTTTGTTAGAAATGTAGAGTAGTTGTAAAAAAATAATGCGTATCCGACAACTTCAGATTTGAGTTCTGCAACGATTGCTTGTAGATATGGCTTAGTACCAAAGAGATGTTCCTCTAAATCCTTTACATTTCCTTTGAATTCATGAGACAATCTTTCAAAATCTGCGAGCTCTTGAATGAGCGAAAAAATTCGTTCGACATCCCCTCTTTTCGCGGGTCTGGTTTCAATCATAATATACCATTTTGTATATGTTGATTCTAAGTGAAGGAAATTTTTTGATAAAGTAAATATATATAGGGTAAATCCCCCTATTGTTTTATTGATCTGAGAATGATAATATTTTGACAATGATAAGGACTTGGCTGAATCTCCTAAGTATTGGATTGATATTAGCCAATTGTCAGAAAACTGATTTCAATACTGATTTTCCACCACCGGATGAGGGTGTAAAAATCGGAGCCATCTATCCCAGTTCTATTGGAGGAATTGATCCGAAGTTTGAATTTTTGCCTGACAACGATGATAAGAAAATTTTCGGTCATCGTGCGAAGTATGGAGATTATGCAGAGATTCAATCCATCGAAACAAAAGACACAGCGATACTTGATCAGTTTTTTGAATCGAAAATTTTAGAGAATTATTTCAAAGGTGATTTCAAAACGAAAGCCTCAGGAAAATTCAACAATAATTGGATTGGACGCGGAACATTGAAGGATGGAACCAGAGTGTATGCCTGGTCGAATAAGAATTGGATTTATTTAATTAAAGCAAAAGATGAAGGAGCCTTCCGAGAGGTCATCCGGGGCTTTCCCTTCATATCAGAAGATTGATGGTATCTTATTAGTTTCCAACCTAAGGATACGGACGACCAACACCTAACTCCCCCCGGCGACGGGGGGCTTTTTTTAAAATTTATTAATATAACTAGATTCAACGGTAGATTTGCAGAAACTGCTATTGGATTTTGGATCTACTATTATCGCATTACTTGCGTTATCCGAAATTCCATAGAACTTACCATTCGGTGCAAGGACTGCACCTTGCCACTTTGTGCCTCCAACCAAACCCGAAATGCTAGTTGTATCTGCTGTGTTGGATTCTGGATCAACAATAAGTACAGATTGACTGCTAGTAGGAATCGAATAGATTTTTCCATTCGGAGCCAGACCTCCACCAGACCATTTTTGACCAGCACCTAATCCAGAGATAGAAGTCGTATCGGTAGTATTGTTAGCAGGATCTACAATCAACACATGATCTGCTCCAAACGGCATTCCATATATCTTACCATTGGGTGCAAGCACTGCTCCTCCCCACTTAGTTCCTCCTACTCCAAGATCGGTTATTGAAGCTGTATCTGCTGTGTTGGATTCGGGATCTATGATCAATACACTATTCGAATCATAAGGCATGGCATAAATCTTCCCATTTGGTGCAAGAACTCCGCTCCTCCACTTAGTTCCTCCTACTCCAAGACCTGTAATTGATGCTCGATCAGCGGTATTATTCGTTGGATCTATTATAAGTACGTCATCACTATTCTGAGGAATTCCGTAAATCTTCCCATTCGGTGCGAGAACTCCCCCTGCCCACTTTGAAAAACCTGTTAAACCGGTTATGGATGCTGTATCTGCCGTATTTGTTTCTGGATCAATGATCAATACAATACCAGAATTGAAAGGAATTCCATATATCTTACCATTAGGAGCGAGAACTCCTCCGATCCACTTAAACGTACCAGTAAGTCCTGTGATCGAAGAGGTATCTGCTGTATTATTAGTTGGATCTATAATCAAGACGCTGTTTGATTCAAACGGAATTCCATAAATCTTACCATTGGGCGCAAGAACTCCACCGGCCCAAGCTGCTCCAACAAAAAGACCCACTATGGATGTTGTGTCCGCTGTTGGAGTCCCAGAAGATCCGAGACTTGCTCGCGCATTCAATTCATCGAAAAATGTCTGAACACTACCTGGCTGTATTGTGTCAAAGGAATCTTGGATGCTGCAGACAAATGCTTCCTCGGGAACCGATTCTGTCGTTGGCTTAGGTATCTGAACTCCACAATGGGGAGAAGTTTCACCAATGATAGATTTTGCAATCAGAGTATCAAGAAAAGATGGATTTTCAAGATCACAAGGATATTCCAGATCGGATGGAATACAATTCCAAATATGCAAAAATATGATATTAAGTAGGATCAAATACTTCATAGCATCAGTATATTCTATTTATTATATATACTAACAATCTAATTTTGTAAAGAAATTTCAAACTCAATTTTTGAAGAATTTGAATTTTTCTTTTTTTGCTTAAAATAGATGATCTAATTCAAATTCATGTTTTGTCCAAATATGCATGATTTTCGAGCCTGGTCGAAAGTGATTTTGACGGGCAATTCAGCTGTGGCTACCATCCTCTCAATCTCAATCAGTTTAGCAGAGAGAATGCTAAAATTTAATCATTCTGTTACGTAAAACAAAACCTTAATTGTCAATTTTTCTAGGATTTTGTTCATATTCAAAATTTAGAGAGATTCTAATTTCCGGCGCACTTACATTTTCTATAAGCACATGGCTTTTCATTTTAACCAATTCTTATATTTAAAAAATAAATTGTCTTTCAAAATTCCCAAAATCGGAGGGTTAAATTCTAGAGTTCTTAAAATTTAATGGTTCAATTATCTTATTTTTCTGAAAAATGACAAAACTATCCATTTTGATAGCCCTAAAAATCATTTTTTTATCCCATTAAATTAACAAGCTATACTTTTAGAACTTAATACGTGTTAAAAATGTCATTTTTTTGAAGCATTCTGAATTAATGTATTTTTAATGAATTTTAAAGATCTATAATATGTTTTTTCATTTACAGGAAATAAATTATATAGACATTGGGAGAAACATCCATGTTAACTTCGAAAATTGTATCCAAAGATCGACTGATGAAATTCGAGTTCACTCAGGAAATAATTGACGGCTTCCGCAAAGCTGCTGTCATTCCAGTGGATTTTTACAACAAAGAAGGTCAGGTATTAATTCACAAACAAGATAATGCCAATTCGGATGATTTTGGACGTTTACTTAAATTTGCCTTTCAAGGCATTTTCTTTTTAAAAGACGATCTAAAAAGACTTATGTCGTTTGGAGAAGAATCTGTTGATAAAACTCAGATTAGATCCAAATTAATTGATCAGCAGAAAACGATCGCGTTTGCGAAAAGAACTAACGCGCTTATCGATGATTTGAGAAAATCTTCACTTTCATCAAATCACGCTGTCTTCATTCACAATTCAATTAATGAGCTATTAACAGATTTCATAAAGAATCCAGAATACGAAACAGGAATTATAAATGTAGTTGAGATAATGGGTAAGGCTGGAGTTTCTCTGGAATCTGAAATGATGACAAAACGTACCATTGTTGCAATGGGTATGAAAGTCAGAAATAGAAAAGTAATTCAAAATGCGGATCAGAATCAAGACAAAAAAGATCACCTCAATCTTATGATGGCGAGTTATCTTCTTGATATTGGTTACACACGGATGAACTTAAAAGAAAATCCAAAACTGAGTGCGGAAGATTATGCAACTATTCAACAACATCCAATCATAAGCTACTTGATGTCGCTTACTGCACCAGAAGTCTCAACTTATGTTCGAACTATGATTTTGAATCATCATAGGCCATATCGCGGTATCGGAGTTAATAATAACTATCCAGACCAAAGAGTTATATTCAATCGACTAATGGCTATTAGAGACAAATATTCTAAAGAAACGAATAAAGAAAGGATAGTTACGGATATTCAAAATCAAATTGGGTTGATTGCAAATGATGTTACTTCAACGAATATGGAGGAAGATGTTGCGATTCTTTCTCTTGCAAGTGAATTTTCTTCGCTAACTTCGGAGCAATCTTGGAGGCAAGCACTCGCACCCGAGAAAGCACTGAAATTAATTTTGAATGAATCTTTCTTTTCTTATAGCAATAGGAACATTCGGCATTTAATTGATTATGTTGGTTCGAGTCTAACGAATAATATTTCCATAATTAATGCAAATGATTTTGTCATTACTGCTTCGATGGATTCTGAACGAAGTGTTCACTTTGATATTTGTAAAGTGGTCTCCGTTGCGAGATACCAAACTCGTCCATTGCTTCAAAGAATTGGAACGATCAAACCTATTATTAAAAAAGATAATAAATACAAAATTGTGGATTTTGATAGAACACAGATCAAAGTAGATCGTAGAAAAGCAAATTTTGATCTTGAGAAAACTGTAGACTCAACTAGAATTATATATCTCGTTGATAAAGAGATCAATCCTCCGCTTTACGATTGCGTTTATAAGCTTCAAGCTTCTTGAATTTTATGTTTTCTTAACCAGATTGGCTAGATAACAGAATTACCATATCGCTAAAAATCTTGCATTGTTTTTACTGTTGGAGTATTTTGTGTTTCTTGATTTATAGGAGATCGTGAAATGCCATGGGCTTAAGCCCCTGGCTTGTTATTCCTTCTTGTTCATATCCCTCACCTTAAACGCAGACTTACGTATCATCCGTTCGTTCGTTCCTTCGATCGAAACCGAAATATTATGCCTCAACTCAGATCACTAATAGATGATATGAGTTATAGTTAATAAATACTTTCTAGTAATTCCCCGATAAAAGGCCTCGATTCAATAGAATGATGTGGCAGGATTAATCTGTCATTAACCATTCTTTCAATTCCTTCGTATAACAAGATGTCAATGTCTATTTCTCTTGGACCTTTATCAAATCTTTTGACACGACCTATTTTTTGTTCAATGGATTGAGTGAAGTCGAGTAGATCTAAAGGAGCCAATTCAGTTTCAATTTCCAAAACCTGATTGAGAAAATCAGGCTGATCTAGAAAATCCATGGCAGGTGTATTGATTATCTGCGAAGAATGAACCAATTTGGTTATTGGAGGATTGTGTAAATAATTTCTAGCTAATTCTAAATATTCTTCTCGATTGCCAAGATTGGTTCCTAATGAGAGGAATGATTTCAATCTTTCTCTCCTAAATCAAATTGGTGACTAAGAGTGAACACCTTTGAGCCTATAATCAGGACATTTCAATTGAATTTCTTTTGTCATCTCACAGAGTCTGCTGTATATTCTTCCGTCACCTTTCTCTTTCCAATCCATCAAAGGATGATTGGATGTCAGTAAGGTCAATTTATCATTCTCATATCTTGTATCGATAAGATCGTATAACTTCAAATTGTTGAAATCTGAATCTTTCTGAACACCGAAATCATCAATGATAAGAACATCAACATTGGCAAATTCTTTTTCGATATACCCTTCTTGACCATGGGTATCACTGTCTTTTTGGTATGTATTGCGAATTGCATTGAGAAAATCTTTATTTACTTTTGCATATTTACATTTCACACCGAAACGAAAAATCAATTCATTTAGAATAACGCATGCAAGTAATGTTTTGCCACTTCCCGTTCCACCCCATAGATAGAAACCTTTTGGTATAAAATTGGGATCTTTCCATTTATGCACGAGCTCACTTGCCCAGTCATGCGCAATAAGAAATGAAAGCTCAGGATCATTCAGCTTATCACCCAAATCAACACTTTGCAAAAATTGAAATCTATATCGCGGAGGAATGCCCGCTTTTGCGACCAACGATTCTAATTTTAAAAGCTCAAATCTTGCGCCTTGACATAAGCAAGGAATTTGCATATCTTGTTCTTCGTCATATACTAAGTAAGGCGGTTGTCCAGCAGAGGGACAAGTGTTACAATCAGAAGCTACGCAATGACATATTCCTAAAGCACCAGATCTTGATCCTCGAATATTTTCATCCAAAACAATTCCAGCCCCACCGCAATATGGGCAATCTGGAATACCATGCTTGAAAGGAAATACTTCGGAGAGATTCATTATTAAAGGAAACACTGATGGATTATATGCCTTTGTCAACAAAACCATTGAACTAGGTTGCTTTTTATTTAATTATGTCCCATGAAACTGTTATTTTCGGAAATTTCTTAAGAAGAATAGCAAAAAAATATCTGTCTTATGGTTATTATTGACAGACGGTTTTCCGATGTATTAAATGAAGAACAGGGAACGGATTCCCTCTCTTTAAAAGACTATCGAAAGAGAACGAAAGGGTCAAAGGATATGAAGATCATGAAACAACTCCTCATCCTCATGCTAGCACTGTCATTGAATGTAGCTATCTACGCTCAAGCAGCTCCAGCACCACAACCAGGCCAAGGCCAGGACGAACCACAAGCTGACGAACTTCTGAAAGGGGAACTTGTTCCCGAAGATGAAGACGCCGATCTGACTGAAGAGCAGAAAGAAAGAAGGAACATCATCCAAGAGCAGGAAGCTATTTGGAAGAACCCTGATTTCAAAGCTTACCATAAGACATTTCAAGAGCTTCACCAATTGTCCAAAGCTTTCGCGAACAATAAATTTCGTCTCGCTCTATCTAACTACCAATCTGGTGTTAACGTTCTATTGAAGAACAGAGAGTGGGTGGAACAATATCGCAAAGAAGAAGCAGAAAAGAAGCGTCTAGATGAGAAATGGTATTGGCAAAAAGTCGATCGTAAAGCTCGTGAAGAAAGAGTACTCTCTAGAGAGAAGAACTCATCAAAGCAAATGGCTTTGAATTACTTCACAAGATCGATCAACCACTTGGACGAAATCAATAACCCAGATCTTAGAGAAAGACCTGAATTCAAGAGACTTCTCTCTGATGTATATAGAAACTGGATCATGGTTGAGTATGACCTACAAAACCTTCCACAGACTATCCCAATCTTAGAGCTTTATATTGAGATCGATGATAACGAAAAAGAGTATCCTGCTCATAAATATCTTGCGAGTGCTTATGCATTTGAAGAAAATATGATCAAGAAATATGGCGGTGGATCAGAAGATCAAATGTTGAAATACCGCTATAAGAAAAACGTTCATCTTCTCAGAGCTACTGAGTTGAAATACGGAAAAGATTCTCCCGAATACAAGCATATCGTAAATCTTGTAAACAGGGACGAAGTAATTTCGGTGACTCCTTAATTACCAATCGCGTCTCTTTTTTAGTCTGAGTGAGGCCTGGATTTAAGTCCGGGCCTTTTCTCTTACTAGAAAATTTTGATTCAAAGAATGCATAGAAAACCGTTCAAATTACACAAGCCCATCTAATCCTGCTGAATTTATCTACCTTATTACTTATCATTCCTTCCAGAATATTTTAGTTATTTTTTATACGTTAGAGATATATGCCAGGAATCGCATAGATTTCATTTTTAATAACAATCTATCAAGTCATACTTACTTTCCAAATTGGAGTTCAAGTGCAAAAGATCCACTGATACGATCGACTTTGAAATAATTGAAAATCTTTTTTTTTAACTTCCACAATTTCTCAATTACTGATAAATGTTGAAAAACAGGATCATGAACTTTCTTTTCAATTTTATCAATAATTTAATTACTAAATATGGAATACCTAGCAGCGTTCGCGAAGTCAATGATCCAGGATTGTACTATCGAATTACAATTACCAATCAATTGTCTCTGTTTTCACTCGTTTCCTGTTTGAGTTTTAGTGGAATCTATTGGTTTTATGGTGCTGAAAATTTAGCTATCACAGTCGGAATTTTATCTTTATTTTTTCCATTTGTCATTCTATTCAATTCAAAAGGTTGGTTTCTTCTTTCACGAACCAGTTTATTCTTAGCTAACCTTTTTGTAATGCTGATTATGTCCAATTTACTTGGGAAAGAATCAGGAATTTACTTTATTTATTTCCCGATTTGTGTAGGTATATTTGTAATTTTTGCAAGTTCCGAAAGACTTACGATTGCAATTCTATTCACAATACTCGTTGCGGAAATAATATTTCTTGAATGGGTTGAATATTCTTATTTTGGAGACTCACAACTTCCAGATGAACTCAAAGATTACATGTTCAGTATTATGCTGACTTTCTCCTTACTCGCTCTCGTTGTTATGATAGTTAACATTAATTATCACAATGACCGAAGTAACAAAAAGCTTACTTTGTTTAGAACTAAGATCAAAACAGATGATAGATCAGAATTTATTTTTTTGAATAAGATATTTGATTCTATCCTTGAGCCAATATTTATTAAAGACGAGAATCTGACATATATATTAGTTAATAACGCTTTTGTGAATCTTGTAAATAAGACGAAAGAGGACTTCATTGGTAAAACTGATTTAGAAGCGGTTCCAAGTGAATATGCAGAATTGTATAGAAAAAGAGACATACAGATGTTAAATTTCGGAATCGATCTTACTCACGAAGAGAGATACGTTGATGAAAA of Leptospira sp. GIMC2001 contains these proteins:
- a CDS encoding alginate export family protein produces the protein MQFSVTKVRFLQNEKVFIVVLLFVNILFPLFAESTEQIKPENTKSEINAGEDNKSKNYYVNPRSYGTKRVPQPDEYVKLGSQTGIPGLEDVDWLEMGLDYRTRYEYRENDFRRNKELIDRPLLLRTRGYVGVKEKFDPFRFALEIEDAQRIQGKFERDTRDFNQIEPIQSFFELYYPDALGKNRPLSIRAGRMAFEFLDRRLLARNAWRNTTNTFQGLRMSLGKEENDWNLDVLALSPLEIIIDKVDKPVRNLYLYGLLGSIQAWSDIITIQPFYIGLVQSRLNEKKYSLTKFNFEETKRVGREIHTTGIRGYGLIGKTGFDYDISAIYQFGINDIEKGQAHLAYAFTFDSGYTFNFSWKPRLGFFYGFASGDRDPYDKVNNRFERLYGFARPWSSNDYFQMENLSNPKIVIEFSPIKDLRIDTAYVWYYLASNTDRWNNARLRDESGQSGIAIGEEYNIRMRYKINNKLNTTIGYAFFKPNEFTLETSGREKDSHFAYIEMSLSAF
- a CDS encoding methyl-accepting chemotaxis protein, translating into MASDKLHSKKILNQLLIMNELPLYLLSFPYFINFAIVASELEGMRLFTIGAWGTLASAIPLAIGTYIRHRKLNPILKFLNEKDSYDYKSIKKQLLNHPSWEGRLILLRWNFAILVFVTIAIPAFDLSFKEFLPLIYGCFMLSPILYLSFYYQTEIQLIPVLNRKELANTIFNISDIKLFSHAKRNLYTQIAVSLLPIMTLGYYLVAFYQKLIQLPNLAIQLPLILAMMALIIAYTSYVGSNSLNKDIENINQSIHEIGQGNLGVKVPNISTTNLNLTNQNLNKFIEKLGNFFKLVHIESSKLKEHSLTLGHDNELFVKEIQIEKDSLINIEESINSINRLSSSILDRVNIQSEKTSYLNTSLNSITSNMDDLSKEADRLVDSTSASYDFSLEGQNIVNHALAKVTELAKSNENIRMTVSIVEEISDQINLLSLNASIEAARAGEYGRGFAVVAGEVSRLADKTRENIDSIKQVVKDSQRASKESLDAMKQIQETMLSSMNDLKNISEDIQKIAKGSTKSSINVQDLKITVEELSSNANIISSNIVDQWKMSEEINSSLSDITEINSKIDESFKKMQNLSKDINGITESLDSNLRTFQA
- a CDS encoding GNAT family N-acetyltransferase — protein: MIETRPAKRGDVERIFSLIQELADFERLSHEFKGNVKDLEEHLFGTKPYLQAIVAELKSEVVGYALFFYNYSTFLTKPGIYLEDLYVLPHHRKKGIGKSLLSAVAQRGKEIGAGRFEWSVLDWNEPAIRFYKSMGAKILPDWRICRLSGDDLDNFWT
- a CDS encoding c-di-GMP phosphodiesterase produces the protein MLTSKIVSKDRLMKFEFTQEIIDGFRKAAVIPVDFYNKEGQVLIHKQDNANSDDFGRLLKFAFQGIFFLKDDLKRLMSFGEESVDKTQIRSKLIDQQKTIAFAKRTNALIDDLRKSSLSSNHAVFIHNSINELLTDFIKNPEYETGIINVVEIMGKAGVSLESEMMTKRTIVAMGMKVRNRKVIQNADQNQDKKDHLNLMMASYLLDIGYTRMNLKENPKLSAEDYATIQQHPIISYLMSLTAPEVSTYVRTMILNHHRPYRGIGVNNNYPDQRVIFNRLMAIRDKYSKETNKERIVTDIQNQIGLIANDVTSTNMEEDVAILSLASEFSSLTSEQSWRQALAPEKALKLILNESFFSYSNRNIRHLIDYVGSSLTNNISIINANDFVITASMDSERSVHFDICKVVSVARYQTRPLLQRIGTIKPIIKKDNKYKIVDFDRTQIKVDRRKANFDLEKTVDSTRIIYLVDKEINPPLYDCVYKLQAS
- the folK gene encoding 2-amino-4-hydroxy-6-hydroxymethyldihydropteridine diphosphokinase, translated to MKSFLSLGTNLGNREEYLELARNYLHNPPITKLVHSSQIINTPAMDFLDQPDFLNQVLEIETELAPLDLLDFTQSIEQKIGRVKRFDKGPREIDIDILLYEGIERMVNDRLILPHHSIESRPFIGELLESIY
- a CDS encoding ATP-binding protein, which codes for MNLSEVFPFKHGIPDCPYCGGAGIVLDENIRGSRSGALGICHCVASDCNTCPSAGQPPYLVYDEEQDMQIPCLCQGARFELLKLESLVAKAGIPPRYRFQFLQSVDLGDKLNDPELSFLIAHDWASELVHKWKDPNFIPKGFYLWGGTGSGKTLLACVILNELIFRFGVKCKYAKVNKDFLNAIRNTYQKDSDTHGQEGYIEKEFANVDVLIIDDFGVQKDSDFNNLKLYDLIDTRYENDKLTLLTSNHPLMDWKEKGDGRIYSRLCEMTKEIQLKCPDYRLKGVHS
- the fcpA gene encoding flagellar coiling protein FcpA, which gives rise to MKIMKQLLILMLALSLNVAIYAQAAPAPQPGQGQDEPQADELLKGELVPEDEDADLTEEQKERRNIIQEQEAIWKNPDFKAYHKTFQELHQLSKAFANNKFRLALSNYQSGVNVLLKNREWVEQYRKEEAEKKRLDEKWYWQKVDRKAREERVLSREKNSSKQMALNYFTRSINHLDEINNPDLRERPEFKRLLSDVYRNWIMVEYDLQNLPQTIPILELYIEIDDNEKEYPAHKYLASAYAFEENMIKKYGGGSEDQMLKYRYKKNVHLLRATELKYGKDSPEYKHIVNLVNRDEVISVTP